A single Candidatus Hydrogenedentota bacterium DNA region contains:
- the hprK gene encoding HPr(Ser) kinase/phosphatase, with product MDTQNLPVNRKRHIAVARLMDRMAEDLELEVLAGYQGMGRPVLISDVNRPGLALAGYLEYFANDRVQILGNTETHYMERLSASELGARLAAMFAFEIPAFILSRKLEPRPIFLDMCNRRGIPVLRSTRRTDEVISHIILFLAEEFSPETVVHGTAVDCYGVGVVIVGPPGIGKSETALELIERGHRLVADDVVTLRKRREDFLYAETNPVIEHHMEIRGVGIIDVKSIFGVGCVRNSKRIGLVVELEEWRQDIDYDRTGLMEEHVELLGVRINHLRIPVRPGRNIAIIIEVASLNHRLKELGVHPAMAFNERLIQIMNTGGT from the coding sequence ATGGACACTCAGAACCTCCCAGTCAACCGGAAGCGGCATATCGCCGTGGCCCGGCTCATGGACCGCATGGCCGAGGACCTCGAACTGGAGGTGCTTGCCGGCTATCAGGGTATGGGAAGGCCGGTGCTGATCTCCGACGTGAACCGGCCCGGCCTGGCGCTCGCCGGGTACTTGGAGTACTTCGCGAATGACCGGGTGCAGATTCTCGGAAATACCGAAACCCACTACATGGAGCGCCTGTCTGCGTCTGAATTGGGAGCGCGGCTCGCGGCGATGTTCGCGTTCGAGATTCCAGCCTTCATCCTCTCGCGCAAACTCGAGCCGCGTCCAATCTTCCTCGATATGTGCAACCGCCGCGGTATTCCCGTGCTCCGCTCGACGAGGCGCACGGATGAAGTCATCAGCCACATCATTCTTTTCTTGGCCGAGGAGTTCTCGCCGGAGACGGTCGTTCACGGCACCGCCGTGGATTGCTACGGCGTGGGCGTGGTGATCGTCGGGCCGCCCGGCATCGGTAAGAGCGAAACCGCGCTGGAATTGATCGAGCGGGGACACCGCCTTGTCGCGGACGACGTGGTGACTCTGCGCAAGCGGCGTGAAGACTTCTTATACGCGGAGACGAACCCAGTCATCGAGCACCACATGGAAATCCGCGGCGTAGGCATCATCGACGTAAAATCCATTTTTGGCGTGGGCTGCGTGCGCAACTCGAAGCGCATCGGGCTTGTCGTCGAACTGGAGGAATGGCGACAGGATATCGACTATGACCGGACGGGGCTCATGGAGGAGCATGTCGAGTTGTTGGGCGTGCGGATCAATCATCTCCGCATTCCGGTGCGGCCGGGCCGCAATATCGCGATCATAATCGAAGTGGCTTCCCTGAACCACCGGCTGAAAGAACTGGGCGTGCATCCGGCTATGGCGTTCAACGAGCGCTTGATTCAGATAATGAACACAGGCGGTACGTGA
- the raiA gene encoding ribosome-associated translation inhibitor RaiA, with product MRVSITGRHMEMTDALKAYIENGLNKLGAHFDKVIDADVILDIEKRRHIAEVNLHANGVRIHGKEASPDMYASVDAVLAKLEKQIRKYKDRINRHQPRADREDRDYGHVIITMESETDSSDTNGTSANHKVVHREQLPMKPLSVEEAIMQLELLDEPFLVFSNADTSKVNVLYAREDGTYGLIEPQF from the coding sequence ATGAGAGTCAGCATTACGGGTCGGCACATGGAGATGACGGACGCGCTGAAGGCGTACATTGAGAACGGTTTGAATAAGCTCGGCGCGCACTTTGACAAAGTGATTGACGCGGATGTGATCCTGGATATCGAGAAGAGACGGCATATCGCGGAGGTCAATCTGCACGCGAACGGCGTGCGCATTCATGGCAAGGAGGCGTCGCCGGACATGTACGCCTCGGTCGATGCCGTGCTGGCCAAGTTGGAGAAGCAAATCCGGAAGTACAAGGACCGGATCAACCGGCATCAGCCGCGCGCGGACCGGGAAGACCGCGACTACGGGCATGTCATTATCACGATGGAGAGTGAGACGGACTCCTCGGACACGAATGGCACCTCAGCGAATCATAAGGTGGTGCATCGGGAACAATTACCGATGAAGCCACTCAGTGTGGAAGAGGCCATCATGCAGCTGGAACTGCTGGATGAGCCGTTCCTGGTATTCTCCAACGCCGACACGTCAAAGGTGAATGTCTTGTACGCCCGTGAAGACGGGACCTACGGTCTGATCGAGCCGCAGTTCTGA